Within the Dasypus novemcinctus isolate mDasNov1 unplaced genomic scaffold, mDasNov1.1.hap2 scaffold_577, whole genome shotgun sequence genome, the region TGTCCCTGCGCACATCCGCGTCTGCCGCCTGCCGTCACCTCCAGGTCCAGGAGCAGCTTAggtgggtgagctggcccactgaGGCTTGGTCCCCACCCCTCACTATGCCAGGCCCGTTGGCCGACTGTGGGGCTCTAGGAGCCTCCACCCGCAGAgccaggcgcccctcaccccatGAGCCACAGGTCCTGTGGGGGACGGAGGGCCCTGACCTGGAGCCATGGCGCCTCAACCTCTCTGGCCCCAGGAGGCCTTGCAGCTGGCCCCGCCCCTGCCACACCAGGGTGTGCGGACCCCAGGCCGGCTCCCACCTGGCCTGACACCACTCTGGCCTTCCTTTCCAACTCACCAACTGCTCCGTGTTCATAAGCCTTTATTTATCTTACAAAGTACGGACATTGTCATACCGgttgcacttttaaaaattaaaataagttaaCGTTTTGTGTAAGCAAAGACCAGAAAGCAGGAGGAGCCTGGCGGGGgctgggcagggtggggtggcCTGGGCCACTAGCTCGTGGGAGCCACTTCCTCCTCGTCGCTGCCGTCGGGGACCGCATCTGTCCCGAAGTAGCGGTCACCAAAGTTTCCTGGAGAGAGAAGGAGGCCACGTTGGGGGCACGCCCGGCTCTACCCGCCCAGGACCCCCAGGCTCTGCCCCGGGGGTCTCACCAATGCCAGGGATGATGCGGAAAAGGTCATTGACGCGCTTGTCCACGGCTGTCGTGATGATTTTCACGCGCGGGAACGCGTAGGCCACCGAGTGTACGCCCATCTCGGCCATGAGCAGGGACAGCAGGAAGATCTTGTCCTCGGGAACGTCGTGGTCCTGAGCGCGAGATGCAGGTCACCCCCAACCCAGGCCGCgagccccggcccggcccgcccacTCGCCGGCGCTCACTAGGAGCACGCGCACGGCCATCATGGCGGCGGCGCCCGTGGACACGGTGCAGTCCATCAGGATCACGTGGTCGTCGCTGATGTCCTTGGGCAGCCGCAGGTA harbors:
- the LOC131277830 gene encoding uridine-cytidine kinase-like 1 — its product is MDCTVSTGAAAMMAVRVLLDHDVPEDKIFLLSLLMAEMGVHSVAYAFPRVKIITTAVDKRVNDLFRIIPGIGNFGDRYFGTDAVPDGSDEEEVAPTS